A single window of Lynx canadensis isolate LIC74 chromosome C2, mLynCan4.pri.v2, whole genome shotgun sequence DNA harbors:
- the LOC115523545 gene encoding uncharacterized protein LOC115523545, translated as MPPVQGRKLDPLPKTHRHLKKAVRTKRMRKSRRKEKVETHHAPILPTPFVPPQSEEDEVVDTKPAVFSAQEEDPDLPSEDRLQSQQDKGACAMHQECQIQPCELSVSQEPGPSSPAVTSLASPPRCFGHFLSCVCQTFSRSRKQKAPRREDTKQAGAGGDAKALRPALLRGLGRNRVQPHESL; from the exons ATGCCTCCAGTCCAGGGTAGAAAGTTAGATCCACTTCCGAAAACGCATAGACATCTTAAGAAGGCTGTAAGGAcaaagagaatgaggaagagcaggaggaaggagaaggtggaGACCCACCATGCCCCCATCCTTCCAACACCTTTTGTGCCACCACAAAGTGAAGAAGATGAGGTGGTAGACACAAAGCCGGCTGTATTCAGTGCTCAGGAAGAGGATCCTGACCTTCCCAGTGAG GACAGGTTACAGAGTCAGCAGGATAAGGGCGCATGTGCGATGCATCAGGAGTGTCAGATACAGCCCTGTGAGCTCTCAGTGTCCCAGGAGCCGGGGCCGTCTTCTCCGGCAGTGACATCCTTGGCATCACCACCACGCTGCTTTGGTCACTTCCTAAGCTGCGTCTGCCAGACCTTCTCGAGGTCTAGGAAGCAGAAGGCCCCCAGAAGAGAGGACACCAagcaggctggggcaggaggtgATGCTAAGGCTCTAAGACCTGCCCTGCTGAGGGGTCTGGGCAGAAACCGAGTGCAACCTCATGAAAGCCTGTAG